ATTGTCAGGAACAGCAGATTTTTTCCACGGAAACCCTTTCTTTAAAAAAACATCTGGCCGATAAATATTTTTGTAACTTTTCAATTTTTCAATCCGTTCCAGATTCATGGGCGATTGACCAGTTGTTTCCCATCATGCCAATCCATCGCCTGAATGAATTTCCTACCAAGGAAGCAACACTTCAGGATATTACCTGTGATTCCGATGGGAAAATAGAACGCTTTATCGGCGATGGCTTACGTGGTCCCAATTCTGTGTTGCCTGTTCATGAATTCAGTTTGCAGGAACCCTATCTGCTGGGAATTTTTCTGGTAGGCGCCTATCAGGAAATTCTCGGGGATCTGCATAATCTGTTCGGTGATACCAACATGGTGCATGTGGCCTTGACCGAGGACGGGGCATGGCGTTATGAACAGATTATTGAGGGCGAAAACATTGCGGATGTGCTGGATTATGTGCAATTCAAAGCGGATGACCTGCTGCAACGCATGTCCCACCTGATCGGCATCAGTCTTGGTCAGGGAAAAATACTGCCGCATGAAGCTCGTGACCTGATGGATCTCTACAAACAGGGACTTCAGGGCTATACTTATTTAAGTCGGAATCGCTAAGGAACGCTCAAAAAATAACATGGCAGACTTTCTGGTTACGAACGTCCCGTTCGTAACCGTTCCATGACCACCTCCGGAGGGTCACGTCTGTTAAGTTAAGCCCTGTGAAGTCACTGGCACCAATTCCCCCTTGGTTTAAGGGGGGTAGGGGGATGTTATTCTGAGCGTTATATCCCCCGCCCCCTTTGAAAAGGGGGATTTTCTCGCAGGTAATTTCTTAACTTAACTTAACAGCCTTGCTCCGGTGGGTGCGAAGCTCTGCTTCGCCTGGTGGATAACGTGCCCCACGGGACGTAGGGGCACGAGCAAACTTGTACAACTTATTCTTTTGCCCTTCAGAAAGGAACCCTATGGAACCACAAAAAAAAATTAATTTTCTCTATCGGATTTTCATTTATTCTTTCATCTGTTTTTTCAGAATCATGTTCAGCGGAAAATTCGCCAGCATGGTATATGCTCAGGCCATGTTGCTGAAACAGGAAAAAAATACACTTTCTGAGGAAGAAGTTAACGCGGAAGAACCAACTCAGAAAATTGAATCTTCAGTGCCCACTCCACAAAAAGAGACTCTTGTGGACGGCATTCAGTTGTTGTCCCTGTTGCAAAAATCCGGACGGCTGGTTGATTTTTTAAATCAGGATATCACAGCGTTTCCTGATCAGGATGTCGCCGGTGCGGCCAGGGTTGTGCATCAGGGGTGTAAAGCTGTGATTGATGATTATTTTAAAATTGTTCCTCTTTTGAAGGAGACAGAAGGCTCTACCTTCAAGGTCAATGCTGGCTATAATCCGTTTGAAATTCAGATTTCAGGCAATACAGGCCGGACAGCGCCTTTTCAGGGAGAAGTTGTTCATCATGGCTGGAAAGTTGAAGCCTGCAATCTTCCCAAAATAACAGATGCAAGAGCACGAATGATTCTGGCACCTGCTGAAATCGAAATTTGATCAATTATTAGTTCTGGAGAAATTGTGAGTCTGCTGGATAGTTTGAATAAAAAACTGTTTGAAAAACTGGGGCTTTCCCTTGAAATTGAAGGATTCCTCTTTGGTTTGAAAAAGATGCGGTTCGGTATGCTCCGGATCTGCCGGAAGAATAAACTTCCCGTCGAAATTTCAGATGTTCTGTTTTTTCCAAAACTGGAATCGCTCGTTCGAATATCTGGTAAATTCCAATTCACCCGCCTGCAAATGGATCATTTTTTAATCACCAATGGCGAAGGCAGTTTTTATTTGCACAAGGATACCGCAACCGTCAATGTGGAAGGCTATTGGCAGAAACAGCCTGTAACAATGAATATTGCGCTGGACTGGGGGAAATCCGCTTCAAAGGAACAGGATCATGTAGAACTTCATTTCCTGTTTGAAAGTGCGTTGCTCTCACCCCGAAAAGTATTCAAATCAGGCTCTGTGCTTGAATTTGAAGCACCTTTTGCCCTGGATCTCAAATCACAGATTCCCAAAAACTATTTCCAAATTCCCAATTTTAACCAGCTTTCCTGGGAAGGATCCCTGGAAGCCAAATCCCTGGTGCTGGATGTTGTCAGGTTTCCCAGTTTCATTCTCAAAACAGCCAAAAAAGAAAATCACGCAGGGGTACTCAGAACAGAAAGCAATGACCCTCAAGGCCTTAAAACCACGCTGAAACTTGATTATCATTCCGGTTATTCCCTGGATGGTGTGCTCGAATTCAACCAACCGCTCCTGAGTTTGTTATTGAAAAAGACCGTAGAGTTTGAAGGCTTTGGCGAGGCGGTGCACATGAATCTGCAACTCAACGCGGAATCACCCTCCATGTCACAACTGTTCAAGATGATTCACATGGATGGGCATTTCAGAGTGACACCTGAAACGCCAAGATTGTTTGATTATCATATTTTTGATGGAACGTTCATTCTGGATGGTGAACAGCTCAATATCCAGATCCCGGAAATCCGTATGAAAGAAGGCAAACTGCGTTTGAGCTATGTGAACCTGTGGAATGGAGAGCTTAAGTACGGATTTTATCTGAACAAGGTGGAGGTGGCGCCTTTTTCAGAAATGTTTGATCAGTCACGGGAACGTAAAGTCACTGCTTCTGAAACTATGGGAATTATCCAAAATCCAGTGTCACAGATGTTTGAACGTTCACTGGGATTGAAAGGCCTTGCGACAGGAAAGGTTGAAAGTGTCCAGAATCCCGGAAAAAATATCGCGGATGCGGTGATTGATTTACGGATTGATGATGGCGAATTTTTCAAGGCTACAGAATGGTTTCAGCGGGTAGCCCCATGGAAAGAATTCAGGGAATTTCGCAAGCAATTTGTGAGTCTGGGAGGATTTCATCATCTGATTGTCCAAATTCAGAAATCCGGACATGAATACCATATTGGTCAGCTTAAACTGCTGGGACACCTGCAACAGAATCTGAGCTTATCCGGATCTATCAAGGAAGGCGGCAAACTGGACATGGTCTTTGACGCCTCATTTTTTCAGGACATGCCATCCTGGATTGTGACAATCAAAGGTCCGTTCAAAGCACCTTTGATCCTGCCGGCCCCAGGCAAAATGGCTGAAAAACTGTTTCGATCCTCACAAAAAGCATTTAAAGGCGTATTTGATACTTTGAAAGATCTGACCAAATCAGAAGATTGATTTAATCTCACTCACCATTGATTTCTGAACGCCACACTTTGGACGGATAAAACGTTACAACGCGGCGTTCATTAATTTCATAAGATTTTTTGGTTTTTGGATCGCGTCCCGGTCTGGGAGTTTTGTCACGCAATTCAAATTTCCCAAAACCACTGATCAGCACATTCTCCCCGGATTCCAGCGTTTCTTTAACCATTTCCAGAATATCATTGACGATTTTTTCCGCATCTCCAAATGAAATACCTTCCTGACGCTGAATTTCACGGATAATATCTACTTTAACCATACTTGCCTCTGTTTACATGGATCACAGTTGTTTTTTAATGGGGATGACTCATTGGTAACAACTTGAAGACCTTTAAATAATCACCCCGGAAAAACATGAACTTGCTTCCTCAAGTCCTCCAACATTCGAAAATCTTTGGTCTTTTATACTGAGTTGCCTTCGGCATAATCAAGAAGTTTTTCTTGATGCACTCAAAATTTTATGAAAT
This is a stretch of genomic DNA from SAR324 cluster bacterium. It encodes these proteins:
- a CDS encoding integration host factor subunit alpha; the encoded protein is MVKVDIIREIQRQEGISFGDAEKIVNDILEMVKETLESGENVLISGFGKFELRDKTPRPGRDPKTKKSYEINERRVVTFYPSKVWRSEINGE
- a CDS encoding DUF2760 domain-containing protein, giving the protein MEPQKKINFLYRIFIYSFICFFRIMFSGKFASMVYAQAMLLKQEKNTLSEEEVNAEEPTQKIESSVPTPQKETLVDGIQLLSLLQKSGRLVDFLNQDITAFPDQDVAGAARVVHQGCKAVIDDYFKIVPLLKETEGSTFKVNAGYNPFEIQISGNTGRTAPFQGEVVHHGWKVEACNLPKITDARARMILAPAEIEI